The nucleotide window TGATCAGCACCTGGAAGCGCGGATTGCCCTTGAACTGCGCCATGCTGCGCGGCGTGACGCGGGCAAACGCATCCACGTCGCCGGCCAGCAGCGCGGCGACCTGCGCCGCCGGGTCGGGGATGAAGCGGAAGGTGGCGCGGCGGATGCGGATCTTGGAGGCGTCGCGCCACTCGGCCCAAGCCACCAGCGACACGGAAGCACCCCGGCTCCATGCGCCGAGCTTGTAGGGGCCGGTGCCATTGGGCTTGGCGGCGTTCGTCTCGGCGCTCTTGGGCTCGACGATGATGGCCGTGGCCTGGCCCAGCAGGAACAGCAGGTCCGGGTCGATCTCCTTGTTGAGCAGCACCACGGTGTGCTCGTCGACCACCTGCGTGGTCAGGTTGGCAAACGTGCGCTTGTCCTTGTTGGTGCTCTTGTCGCCGCCGGCGCGGTCGAAGGAGAACTTCACCGCCTCGGCGTTGAAGGGCTCGCCGTTGTGGAACTTGACGCCGCGGCGCAGGCGGAAGGTGTAGGTCTTCAGGTCCGGCGAGACCTCCCAGCCCTCGGCCAGCAGGGGCGAGACGCTGCCGTCCGAGTTGATCTTGGTCAGCGTCTCGTAGATGTTGTAGAGGGTGACCTCGGCGATCGACGAGGCGGCGCCGGCCGTGGGGTCCAGCCCCGGCGGCTCCAGCGTCATGCCCAGGGTGACGGCGTCCTTGCCGGCGGATTGCGCCAGCGACTGCAGCGGTGTGGTCAGGACGCTGGCGGCGAGGGCGCCGGTGGCCAGGGCGGTGCGACGGGTGAACGACATGGCGTGGGTCTCCTTGTGGTCTGAGAGTTTTGTTGCGCCGCACCAGGGCGGCGCCCGGCGTCTTTTTACTACACCACCAGTCGGGGCACGGCCGCGACCAGGGTCTGCGTGTAGGGATGCTGCGGCCGCGCGAACAGCTCGCGCGGTGCGCCGCGCTCGACCACGCGCCCGCCCTGCAGCACCAGCACTTCGTCGCACAGGTGGCTGACCACGGCCAGGTCGTGGCTGATGAGCAGATAGGTCACGC belongs to Melaminivora suipulveris and includes:
- a CDS encoding ABC transporter substrate-binding protein produces the protein MSFTRRTALATGALAASVLTTPLQSLAQSAGKDAVTLGMTLEPPGLDPTAGAASSIAEVTLYNIYETLTKINSDGSVSPLLAEGWEVSPDLKTYTFRLRRGVKFHNGEPFNAEAVKFSFDRAGGDKSTNKDKRTFANLTTQVVDEHTVVLLNKEIDPDLLFLLGQATAIIVEPKSAETNAAKPNGTGPYKLGAWSRGASVSLVAWAEWRDASKIRIRRATFRFIPDPAAQVAALLAGDVDAFARVTPRSMAQFKGNPRFQVLISGSRAKTILAINNARKPLDDVRVRRAIAAAIDRKAVIQGAADGLGVPIGSHYVPGALGYVDTTDLNPHDPEKARRLLAEAGVKTPLELTLTLPPAPYARQGGEVIAAQLAKVGITAKLQNVEWAQWLSGTYGNKNYDLTIISHVEPFDLGNFAKPDYYWGYKSEKFDKLYDEIKNAARPADRARLLGDAQRLLAEDSVHAFLYQPQWVTVANKNLRGLWKDMPIFINDLSALSWTTP